A window from Herbaspirillum sp. meg3 encodes these proteins:
- the mchS3 gene encoding MchS3 family protein, protein MDCDVCSSPARYYLVAQGGFGSAETRVFGPVDLEESSLQEDIEQLKKITTFAIGMVGFVGHISKGENLYKRIRNAKNARDIFENIFQSTSSTNEARMYAACGLKKTSPASFRGAVKNLKQTNETVSVFRADILNKEKISDVLASIENAGCNDGSIAR, encoded by the coding sequence GTGGACTGCGACGTCTGTTCTTCTCCGGCACGCTATTACCTTGTCGCACAAGGTGGATTCGGAAGCGCTGAAACGCGTGTCTTCGGACCTGTCGATCTTGAAGAATCTTCCTTGCAAGAGGATATCGAGCAACTAAAGAAAATCACTACCTTTGCCATCGGAATGGTCGGCTTCGTGGGGCACATCAGCAAAGGGGAAAATCTATACAAAAGAATACGCAACGCAAAAAATGCGCGCGATATTTTCGAGAACATCTTTCAGTCAACATCCTCTACAAATGAAGCAAGGATGTATGCCGCTTGCGGCTTGAAGAAAACTTCTCCGGCGAGTTTTAGAGGAGCCGTAAAAAATCTCAAGCAGACAAATGAAACTGTTTCTGTTTTTCGCGCAGATATTTTAAACAAGGAAAAAATATCGGATGTATTGGCGTCTATCGAAAATGCCGGCTGCAATGATGGTTCCATCGCACGGTAG
- a CDS encoding cupin domain-containing protein, with amino-acid sequence MLQFSINQQIFFSEYYEKNLYLQRNAFVSDISWKEVNRALHVMQMAPSYIQIHDGKSLIPEDEYKENHVHAGIHTTRLNQESLYARLREGATLIVDKMDSVSLPVKRYCDFISQFTGQPVVANGYAAFGEKESFGNHWDTHDVFAVQLIGRKRWRIYSPTFLLPMPDQKSRDHKQDCPAEPIFDDYLNAGDVLYIPRGWWHTAIPSNEETFHIAVGVHPARTVHYATWICQQLLPNFLPSRYSLTPFSEDQSALEKIADHFRELLLDPEKLTEFKKAITEYNRIKPEFALQSLAD; translated from the coding sequence ATGTTGCAATTTTCAATTAATCAGCAAATATTTTTTTCCGAGTATTACGAAAAGAATTTATACCTGCAACGCAACGCCTTTGTCTCTGACATCTCATGGAAAGAGGTCAATCGAGCATTGCATGTTATGCAAATGGCTCCGTCATATATACAAATTCATGATGGTAAAAGTTTGATTCCGGAAGATGAATATAAAGAAAATCATGTGCATGCGGGCATACATACCACGCGTTTGAATCAAGAGTCCTTGTATGCACGATTGCGTGAAGGGGCAACTTTGATAGTCGATAAGATGGATTCAGTTTCTTTGCCAGTAAAGCGATACTGCGACTTCATTTCTCAATTTACAGGTCAACCTGTAGTTGCAAATGGCTATGCTGCCTTCGGTGAAAAAGAATCTTTTGGTAATCATTGGGATACACATGATGTTTTTGCCGTTCAGTTAATCGGACGTAAGCGTTGGCGGATATATTCGCCAACGTTTCTCTTGCCGATGCCAGATCAAAAAAGCCGTGATCATAAACAAGACTGTCCGGCAGAGCCCATCTTTGACGATTATCTGAACGCAGGTGATGTTTTATACATTCCTCGCGGATGGTGGCACACAGCAATTCCCTCCAATGAAGAAACATTTCATATCGCCGTTGGCGTACATCCTGCAAGAACGGTTCACTACGCGACATGGATATGCCAACAGCTGCTACCAAATTTTCTGCCAAGTCGATATTCGTTAACTCCTTTTTCGGAAGACCAGAGTGCACTTGAAAAAATCGCTGATCATTTCAGAGAGTTGCTACTTGATCCGGAAAAATTAACGGAATTCAAAAAAGCGATCACTGAATACAATCGGATTAAACCAGAATTTGCGCTGCAGTCCTTAGCTGATTAG
- a CDS encoding response regulator yields MINATKTPVLIVDDDPVFRQSLCIVLNQAPNEWHCYEAENVREAKALMAEHVIAMAIVDINLPDGTAADVVRCAGSLPCLLCTQDDKEPTFQSMFADVSISQNLVGYLIKPLQQSAIWSIRAGLEIGRERQMRNRLIAEATAQLEDERRLIAQNLHDAMGAAITQLTWIFSGIDRAVSASSVDMSLSKEKHSIAAACLDGKKVLAQAHADVSQAIMQLRPEAISVGGLKIAVEDMIVQWRKAAPQVDFELVHASFLDQVDARRAGAIYRLIQEGITNVMRHTDPVEILIEMIDRDTSLILKILSKGKILVEKDTYKLTVLRERTSSLGGVLQFTCDAERGETCLAVSIPV; encoded by the coding sequence ATGATCAACGCTACCAAGACACCTGTTCTGATAGTCGACGACGACCCCGTGTTTCGCCAGTCGTTATGCATCGTATTGAACCAGGCGCCGAACGAATGGCATTGCTATGAGGCCGAGAATGTTCGCGAGGCAAAAGCGCTGATGGCAGAGCATGTCATTGCGATGGCCATCGTCGACATCAATCTGCCGGATGGCACCGCCGCCGACGTGGTCCGCTGCGCAGGCAGCTTGCCATGCCTGCTGTGCACGCAAGACGACAAGGAGCCTACCTTCCAGAGCATGTTTGCCGATGTATCGATCTCGCAGAATCTGGTCGGCTATCTCATCAAGCCGCTGCAGCAGAGCGCCATCTGGAGCATACGTGCAGGGCTGGAAATCGGACGTGAGCGCCAGATGCGCAATCGGCTCATCGCAGAGGCGACGGCACAGCTTGAAGATGAGCGGCGGCTGATTGCTCAAAACCTGCATGACGCAATGGGGGCGGCCATTACACAGCTGACCTGGATATTTTCCGGCATCGACAGGGCGGTCTCAGCATCTTCTGTCGACATGTCGCTATCGAAGGAGAAGCACTCTATTGCAGCCGCTTGCCTGGACGGAAAGAAAGTGCTCGCACAAGCGCACGCAGATGTCTCGCAGGCAATCATGCAGCTTCGCCCCGAAGCCATCAGCGTAGGGGGTTTGAAGATTGCGGTTGAAGACATGATCGTGCAGTGGCGAAAGGCAGCGCCGCAGGTCGACTTTGAGCTTGTGCACGCGTCTTTTCTCGACCAGGTCGATGCACGACGCGCCGGCGCTATCTACCGGTTGATTCAGGAAGGCATTACCAACGTCATGCGACATACAGATCCTGTTGAGATTCTGATTGAGATGATTGACCGGGACACAAGCTTGATCCTGAAGATACTGTCCAAAGGAAAAATACTGGTGGAGAAAGATACTTACAAGCTCACCGTATTGCGTGAGCGTACCTCTTCGCTTGGCGGGGTGTTGCAATTTACCTGCGATGCCGAGCGAGGAGAGACTTGTTTGGCGGTGAGTATTCCGGTGTAG
- a CDS encoding acyclic terpene utilization AtuA family protein, producing MKHIRIGAGAGYSGDRIEPAVELAEQGDLDYLIFECLAERTIAIGQQARRADPQKGYDPLLAERMHAVLKLCADKGIKIVTNMGAANPLAGAAKIREIAKELGLPQLKIAAVSGDDVLDILQSGDYRIEDNGLPVKSLGDKLVSANAYLGAQPIVDALKAGADIVITGRIADPALVLGPLIHEFGWATDDWKLLGQGTLIGHLLECAGQITGGYFADPGVKDVKDLARLGFPIGEVAEDGSAVITKVSGSGGQVTAATCKEQLLYEIHDPRSYFTPDVIADFSQVVITEIGPDRVAVSGGSGRARPDTLKTTLGYVDSYIGEGQISYAGPGAQARGQLALDIVRERLAIMGVQSDEMRYDLIGVNAIHGPQISAAANEPYEVRARVTGRTASMREAVRIGNEVETLYTCGPAGGGGATKSAREIIAVLSALVPRELITPTIHFEES from the coding sequence ATGAAACATATTCGCATCGGCGCCGGTGCAGGCTATTCCGGCGACCGCATTGAACCTGCCGTCGAACTCGCCGAACAAGGCGACCTCGATTATCTGATCTTCGAGTGTCTGGCCGAACGCACCATCGCCATTGGCCAGCAGGCGCGCCGCGCCGATCCGCAAAAAGGCTATGACCCGCTGCTGGCCGAGCGCATGCATGCAGTGCTGAAATTGTGCGCCGACAAGGGCATCAAGATCGTCACCAACATGGGCGCTGCCAACCCGCTGGCCGGTGCCGCAAAGATCCGTGAAATCGCGAAGGAACTCGGCCTGCCGCAGTTGAAGATTGCGGCTGTCAGCGGTGACGATGTGCTCGACATTTTGCAAAGCGGCGACTACCGCATTGAAGATAATGGCCTGCCGGTCAAATCGCTCGGCGACAAACTGGTGTCGGCCAACGCCTATCTCGGCGCACAGCCGATCGTCGACGCGCTCAAAGCCGGCGCCGATATCGTCATCACTGGCCGCATCGCCGACCCCGCACTGGTGCTCGGCCCGCTGATCCATGAATTCGGCTGGGCTACGGATGACTGGAAGCTGCTGGGACAAGGCACGCTGATCGGCCATTTGCTGGAATGCGCAGGACAAATTACCGGCGGCTACTTCGCCGATCCCGGCGTGAAAGACGTCAAAGACCTCGCGCGCCTGGGCTTCCCCATCGGCGAAGTCGCGGAAGACGGCAGCGCCGTCATCACCAAGGTCTCAGGCTCGGGCGGACAAGTCACGGCGGCGACCTGCAAGGAACAATTACTGTACGAGATTCACGATCCGCGCAGCTACTTCACACCTGATGTGATTGCCGATTTTTCGCAAGTCGTCATCACGGAAATCGGTCCTGATCGCGTTGCCGTCAGCGGCGGCAGCGGACGCGCCCGGCCCGATACACTCAAGACCACGCTTGGCTATGTCGACAGCTATATCGGCGAAGGTCAGATCTCCTACGCCGGCCCCGGCGCGCAGGCACGCGGACAACTGGCCCTCGACATCGTCAGGGAACGCCTCGCCATCATGGGCGTGCAAAGCGATGAAATGCGCTACGACCTGATCGGCGTCAACGCCATCCACGGCCCGCAAATTTCCGCCGCAGCCAACGAACCGTACGAAGTCCGCGCACGCGTGACTGGCCGCACAGCCAGCATGCGCGAAGCCGTACGCATCGGCAATGAAGTCGAAACGCTCTATACCTGCGGCCCTGCCGGCGGCGGCGGCGCAACCAAATCGGCGAGGGAAATCATCGCCGTACTTTCAGCCTTGGTACCGCGCGAGCTGATCACACCCACCATCCACTTTGAGGAGAGCTGA
- a CDS encoding CitMHS family transporter, with translation MLALLGFITIVLLFTAILTKKMSPLVALIAIPIAAALIGGFGMQTSKFIVSGVTSIAPVAGMFVFAILFFGIVTDAGMLDPIISRILRTVGSRPSRIVPGTALLALLIHLDGSGAVTFLITIPAMLPLYNRLGIDKRILACVASLAAGVNFLPWTGPMIRASAALHIPVSDIFTPLIPVQLVGLAFVFITSYALGLREEKRLGLSAGAAAGFVQEHTLTEDEKKIRRPRNFWINIILTVFVLGVMISGKVDPVVMFMIGVVLALMINYPDVNMQRARIDAHAKAALLMASILFAAGVFTGIMTKSGMLTAMAKMAVGFVPPSMASHIPVVLGILSMPLSLLFDPDSFYFGVLPVIAEVSHILGVPSIQVAQAALLGQMTTGFPVSPLTPATFLVCGLAGIELADHQKYTIPFLFGASVIMTIACVLLGLFPLL, from the coding sequence ATGCTCGCCCTACTCGGCTTTATCACGATCGTTTTGCTATTTACGGCCATCTTGACCAAAAAGATGTCGCCGCTGGTCGCCCTCATCGCCATTCCTATCGCCGCGGCATTGATCGGTGGCTTCGGCATGCAAACGTCCAAATTCATCGTCTCCGGCGTGACTTCGATTGCACCGGTGGCAGGCATGTTTGTCTTTGCGATTTTGTTCTTCGGCATCGTCACAGACGCCGGCATGCTGGATCCGATCATCAGCCGCATCCTGCGCACCGTCGGCAGCCGCCCCAGCCGTATCGTGCCAGGGACTGCCTTGCTGGCATTGCTGATCCATCTGGACGGCTCTGGTGCCGTGACCTTCCTGATCACCATTCCTGCGATGCTGCCGCTGTACAACCGCCTCGGTATCGATAAGCGTATCCTCGCCTGTGTCGCGTCGCTGGCGGCCGGGGTCAACTTCCTGCCGTGGACGGGGCCGATGATTCGTGCTTCGGCGGCGCTGCATATCCCTGTGAGCGATATCTTCACGCCGCTGATTCCGGTGCAGCTGGTCGGCCTGGCATTCGTCTTCATCACATCGTATGCACTCGGTCTGCGTGAAGAAAAGCGCCTCGGCCTGAGCGCCGGTGCTGCAGCTGGTTTTGTGCAGGAGCACACACTGACCGAAGACGAAAAGAAGATCCGCCGTCCGCGCAACTTCTGGATCAACATCATCCTGACCGTGTTCGTACTGGGCGTGATGATCAGCGGCAAGGTCGATCCTGTTGTGATGTTCATGATCGGCGTGGTGCTGGCGCTGATGATCAACTATCCCGACGTCAACATGCAACGCGCCCGCATTGATGCGCATGCCAAGGCTGCATTGCTGATGGCGAGCATTTTGTTTGCCGCAGGTGTGTTCACCGGCATCATGACCAAGTCCGGCATGCTGACCGCGATGGCGAAGATGGCAGTCGGTTTCGTACCCCCGTCGATGGCCTCGCATATCCCGGTCGTACTCGGGATTCTGTCGATGCCGCTGAGCCTGCTGTTCGATCCTGATTCGTTCTACTTCGGGGTGCTGCCGGTGATTGCGGAAGTCAGCCACATCCTCGGTGTACCGTCGATCCAGGTTGCACAAGCAGCATTGCTGGGCCAGATGACCACCGGCTTCCCGGTCAGCCCGCTGACGCCGGCAACCTTCCTGGTGTGCGGCCTGGCCGGTATCGAACTGGCCGATCATCAAAAGTACACAATCCCTTTCCTGTTCGGCGCATCGGTGATCATGACGATTGCCTGCGTGCTGCTCGGACTGTTTCCCTTGCTGTAA
- a CDS encoding DUF3857 and transglutaminase domain-containing protein has translation MVNIPSRIALATVIAFICSTASVAAVTDFKIVKLDNQIQINQDGLFEQTIEMQVKLETARGVQQSGQLPLPYVKDMNSLSIEEAATIKADGRRIPVDMKKAVFDQPLPMTTQAPMYSQLHLKSVVFPALEPGDSVVVRYAVREKEGLFPGRFSFPMVFSENIQYGDVHLQVRAPASMTLHLEQVGVAAPIVQEKDGWKTYDWRYASPKKEASDETREISILDTDPRLIVSTFKDWADFAAQYDTRSTDKAAVTPVIQKLADDITQGVTDKREQARLLYNWVSQNIRYVAVYLGAGPVVPHASSSILDNRYGDCKDHVVLLEALLSAKGIVSSPALINAGSSYRMPSVALSNTLFNHVITYLPEFDQFIDATGKDAAFGELAFVLGDKPTLLTKSGEIRKTPPHNSANTFARYDARVDFDADGNAAVSVSKKMAGYESPKYRLAAATQTPAERAKAALDSAKLIGDIVFDDDDPKTLALGYAMRWSGKLNKLADFDVRYMNIPYLPQANDLTGYANSVRAKQTRRQDAICPGKTVELHYRMTFPAKVEVASLPQNVDIQRGGVRYTASYSRDGRTVDVRRMLDRPLASNVCTPAQLREWLPVAQAILKDHRSAILFK, from the coding sequence ATGGTAAATATTCCATCAAGAATCGCCCTGGCGACCGTCATTGCCTTCATCTGCTCGACTGCTTCCGTGGCCGCCGTCACCGATTTCAAAATCGTCAAACTCGACAACCAGATTCAGATCAATCAGGACGGTCTTTTCGAGCAAACCATCGAGATGCAAGTCAAGCTGGAAACCGCGCGGGGCGTCCAGCAATCGGGTCAGCTGCCTCTGCCGTATGTCAAGGACATGAACAGCCTGAGTATCGAAGAAGCAGCAACAATCAAGGCAGATGGGCGACGCATTCCGGTCGATATGAAAAAGGCCGTCTTCGATCAGCCATTGCCGATGACGACGCAAGCACCGATGTACAGCCAGCTCCACCTCAAGAGCGTGGTATTTCCCGCGCTGGAACCCGGCGACAGCGTTGTGGTGCGCTACGCGGTACGCGAAAAAGAGGGCTTGTTTCCCGGTCGTTTCAGCTTTCCCATGGTCTTTTCGGAGAACATCCAGTACGGCGATGTACATTTGCAGGTGCGAGCGCCGGCAAGCATGACGCTGCATCTGGAGCAGGTCGGTGTTGCCGCGCCAATCGTGCAGGAAAAGGATGGCTGGAAGACCTACGACTGGCGCTACGCCTCGCCCAAAAAAGAGGCATCCGACGAAACACGTGAAATCTCCATTCTCGACACTGACCCGCGTCTGATTGTCAGCACCTTCAAGGACTGGGCGGATTTTGCCGCGCAATATGATACGAGGTCGACCGATAAGGCCGCCGTCACGCCGGTCATCCAGAAACTGGCGGACGACATCACGCAGGGCGTCACCGACAAGCGCGAACAAGCTCGCCTGTTGTACAACTGGGTCAGTCAGAATATCCGCTATGTGGCCGTGTACCTCGGCGCAGGTCCGGTAGTACCGCACGCGTCGTCGTCGATTCTGGATAACCGCTACGGCGATTGCAAGGATCACGTTGTGTTGCTGGAGGCATTGTTGAGCGCCAAAGGTATCGTCTCTTCGCCGGCTCTAATCAATGCCGGCTCCAGCTACCGCATGCCGTCGGTGGCATTGAGCAATACGCTGTTCAATCACGTCATCACCTATTTGCCGGAGTTCGACCAGTTTATCGATGCCACGGGAAAAGATGCTGCCTTCGGTGAACTGGCTTTTGTTTTGGGCGACAAGCCAACCTTGCTGACAAAAAGTGGCGAAATCAGGAAGACGCCGCCGCATAACAGCGCCAATACATTTGCGCGATACGATGCGCGCGTGGATTTCGACGCTGACGGCAACGCCGCCGTTTCCGTCAGCAAGAAGATGGCTGGCTATGAAAGTCCCAAATACCGGCTGGCTGCAGCAACGCAGACTCCGGCTGAACGCGCCAAGGCAGCACTGGACAGTGCGAAGCTGATCGGCGACATTGTTTTTGACGACGATGATCCGAAGACGCTTGCCTTGGGCTATGCCATGCGGTGGAGTGGAAAGCTCAATAAGCTGGCCGACTTTGACGTCAGGTATATGAACATTCCCTATCTTCCGCAGGCGAACGATCTGACCGGTTATGCAAACTCTGTACGAGCAAAGCAGACACGTCGGCAAGATGCGATCTGTCCCGGCAAGACGGTGGAGTTGCATTACCGGATGACTTTTCCGGCGAAGGTCGAAGTCGCCTCGTTGCCGCAGAACGTCGATATTCAGCGTGGCGGCGTCCGTTACACGGCAAGCTACAGCCGTGACGGCAGGACTGTCGATGTACGCCGTATGCTGGATCGTCCCTTGGCTTCCAATGTCTGCACGCCCGCGCAATTACGCGAATGGCTGCCGGTAGCGCAGGCGATCCTGAAGGACCACAGGTCGGCCATTCTGTTCAAATAA
- a CDS encoding peptidase domain-containing ABC transporter: MKAIRQTETSECGLACLAMVAGHYGYHVDLADLRRRFLISAKGATLAQLIRHAVSMQLAARPLRVELDMLQHLKTPCILHWNLNHFVVLKKVSKSLRGNITVIILDPAKGERRLLLQDISDNFTGVALELSPNPDFTVKDERKHLSIRDLTGRILGLRRAVVQVMALAVALEVFAICAPLFNQFVIDEVIVGGDRELLSVLVIGFALMLVVQTAIGLARSWFLMRWSLDVGFQWSIRVFSHLCRLPSVYFEKRHLGDIVSRFGSIGAIQGTLTSLFVESALDGLMALLALGMMLLYSPKLSLIVIVAVAAYILLRWFFYYPFREASQERLVLAAKENTHFLESMRAVTPVKLFGQEAQRCSRWQNLKQDVINRDVETQKLGIIFKLGNTAIFGVQGLAVFYLGAGLVMQNSLTVGMLMAFSSYASTFSGRLFNLVDLVVNLKMLSMHGARLADIVLEPVEEEVETETDISRLDHSISLRNIKFRYADGEPWLLNGIDLTIPAGQSISIIGASGCGKTTLCKIILGLLQPTEGEVLIGAIPVTRLSLKAYRQLIGTVMQDDSLLSGSILDNISFFNPQVEQEWIFHCARLAAIHDDIAAMPMGYQTLIGDMGSSLSGGQKQRILLARALCKQPKILALDEATSHLDMVNEHRVNQALAQLQLTKIVIAHRPETINASERIVAIENGKIVELKNDRCGLVA; encoded by the coding sequence ATGAAAGCAATACGCCAAACCGAAACCAGCGAATGTGGCCTGGCTTGCCTGGCGATGGTCGCCGGTCACTACGGTTACCACGTGGATCTTGCTGATTTGCGTCGACGTTTTTTGATCAGCGCCAAGGGTGCGACGCTGGCGCAGCTGATACGCCATGCGGTGTCGATGCAGCTCGCCGCGCGTCCGTTGCGGGTCGAGCTGGACATGCTGCAACACCTGAAGACGCCTTGTATCCTGCATTGGAATCTCAATCACTTCGTGGTGTTGAAAAAGGTGAGCAAGAGCTTGCGCGGCAATATCACGGTCATCATCCTTGACCCTGCCAAAGGCGAACGTCGCCTGCTGTTGCAAGACATTTCCGACAACTTCACCGGTGTGGCGCTGGAGCTTTCACCCAATCCGGACTTTACGGTCAAGGATGAGCGTAAGCATCTCTCCATTCGCGACCTGACCGGGCGCATTCTCGGCTTGCGCCGCGCGGTGGTGCAGGTCATGGCGCTGGCGGTTGCGCTGGAGGTTTTTGCCATTTGTGCGCCGCTGTTCAACCAGTTCGTTATCGACGAAGTGATTGTCGGCGGCGATCGCGAACTGTTGAGCGTGCTGGTGATCGGCTTCGCATTGATGCTGGTCGTGCAGACGGCGATCGGTCTGGCGCGCAGTTGGTTCCTGATGCGCTGGAGTTTAGATGTCGGATTTCAGTGGAGCATACGGGTGTTCTCGCATTTATGCCGCTTGCCCTCGGTGTATTTTGAAAAGCGGCATCTGGGCGATATCGTGTCGCGCTTCGGCAGCATCGGCGCCATACAAGGCACGTTGACGAGCCTGTTTGTCGAAAGCGCCCTTGACGGCCTGATGGCCTTGTTGGCGCTGGGCATGATGTTGCTGTACAGCCCGAAGCTGAGCCTGATTGTAATTGTCGCTGTTGCTGCTTATATTCTGTTGCGCTGGTTTTTCTATTACCCATTTCGCGAGGCATCGCAGGAGCGGCTGGTATTGGCCGCAAAAGAGAATACCCATTTCCTCGAAAGCATGCGCGCTGTCACTCCGGTCAAGCTTTTCGGACAGGAAGCGCAACGCTGCTCACGTTGGCAAAACCTGAAGCAGGACGTGATCAATCGCGACGTGGAAACGCAAAAGCTGGGCATCATCTTCAAGCTCGGCAACACGGCGATCTTCGGCGTGCAGGGATTGGCGGTGTTCTACCTTGGTGCCGGGCTGGTGATGCAAAACAGCCTGACCGTCGGTATGTTGATGGCTTTCAGCAGCTATGCCTCGACGTTCTCTGGGCGCTTGTTTAACCTGGTTGATCTGGTGGTCAACCTCAAGATGCTGAGCATGCATGGCGCCCGACTGGCCGATATCGTATTGGAGCCAGTGGAAGAGGAGGTGGAGACGGAAACTGATATCAGTCGCCTCGACCACAGCATCAGTTTGCGCAACATCAAATTTCGTTATGCGGACGGCGAGCCGTGGTTACTGAATGGCATTGATCTGACGATTCCAGCGGGGCAGAGCATCTCCATCATCGGTGCCAGCGGCTGCGGTAAGACAACCCTGTGCAAGATCATCCTGGGTCTGCTGCAACCGACTGAAGGCGAAGTGCTGATCGGTGCTATTCCCGTCACGCGGCTTAGCTTGAAAGCATACCGCCAATTAATCGGCACGGTCATGCAGGATGACAGTTTGCTATCAGGGTCGATACTGGACAACATCAGTTTTTTCAATCCTCAGGTCGAGCAAGAGTGGATCTTTCATTGCGCCAGATTGGCGGCCATCCATGACGATATCGCAGCGATGCCGATGGGCTATCAGACCTTGATCGGAGACATGGGAAGCAGCCTCTCTGGCGGGCAAAAGCAGCGTATCTTGCTGGCACGTGCCTTATGCAAACAGCCGAAAATATTGGCGCTGGATGAGGCGACCAGTCATCTGGACATGGTCAACGAGCATAGGGTCAACCAAGCTTTGGCGCAATTACAATTGACGAAAATTGTCATTGCTCATCGGCCGGAAACGATCAATGCATCAGAGCGCATCGTTGCCATTGAGAATGGAAAGATCGTGGAATTGAAGAATGATCGTTGCGGGCTTGTTGCATGA
- a CDS encoding HlyD family secretion protein: MSFEASNPTLPLFRPEVLSANDKHALGALRLAQPLSAWLISGCALAIAAALIAFVIFGAVTRKSHVAGVTVPHAGSISIAAPNAGVLIRSHIKEGQVVTAGQTLFEVSTERQAASGELTALVAQQLATRQATLESEQRLRTAQYRDKKQAAHERLQNLTMEAEQLAQEIALAQRRHELALQSLVKFETLQQSGYVSAAQTQQKQEDTIDLASKLASLKRNKVQLEATRLALQADLAAMETGLATDLAQLERTQASLQQEMAENQSRKSAFVTAPNNGTVTAIAYDPGQTVTAGQMLATLIPSGAGDKNQGDNPALEVHLYAPSRTAGFVAAGQQVLIRYQAYPYQKFGLQPGTVIDVGKTPFAPGELPQHLASTILSNAQQNILGANSNEALYRIKVQPDRQTIDAYGQEQVLKPGMTLEADVIQDKRKIWEWVAEPLLAAVQRR, translated from the coding sequence ATGTCCTTCGAAGCCTCCAATCCAACATTGCCGCTCTTTCGCCCGGAAGTGCTGTCCGCAAACGACAAGCATGCCCTTGGCGCGCTGCGCCTAGCGCAGCCTTTATCTGCCTGGTTGATCTCTGGTTGTGCGCTGGCGATTGCCGCAGCATTGATCGCCTTCGTCATCTTTGGCGCTGTCACCCGCAAGTCGCATGTCGCCGGCGTCACTGTCCCTCATGCCGGTAGTATCAGCATTGCCGCCCCCAATGCGGGTGTATTGATCCGCAGCCATATCAAGGAAGGGCAGGTGGTTACGGCAGGACAAACGCTGTTCGAAGTGTCCACCGAACGACAAGCTGCGAGCGGCGAACTCACCGCGCTGGTCGCCCAGCAACTGGCGACGCGCCAAGCCACATTGGAGTCGGAGCAACGCCTGCGTACCGCCCAATATCGTGACAAGAAGCAGGCAGCGCATGAACGCTTGCAAAACCTGACGATGGAAGCCGAACAATTGGCGCAGGAAATCGCCCTTGCCCAGCGCAGGCATGAGCTGGCATTGCAAAGTTTGGTCAAGTTCGAAACGCTGCAACAGAGTGGCTATGTCTCTGCTGCGCAAACCCAGCAAAAGCAGGAAGACACCATCGACCTTGCCTCCAAACTGGCTAGCCTTAAAAGGAACAAGGTCCAACTGGAAGCAACACGGCTGGCCTTGCAAGCTGACCTCGCCGCGATGGAAACCGGACTCGCCACCGACCTCGCGCAACTCGAACGCACCCAAGCCAGTCTGCAACAGGAAATGGCAGAGAATCAAAGCAGAAAGTCCGCGTTCGTCACTGCCCCAAACAACGGCACCGTAACTGCTATCGCCTACGATCCGGGGCAGACTGTGACCGCAGGCCAGATGCTGGCGACGCTGATTCCGTCCGGCGCCGGTGACAAGAATCAAGGCGACAATCCGGCACTGGAAGTGCATCTCTACGCTCCCAGCCGTACAGCAGGTTTTGTCGCCGCCGGCCAGCAGGTGCTGATCCGTTATCAAGCCTATCCGTATCAAAAATTCGGCCTGCAACCTGGCACTGTCATTGATGTCGGCAAGACGCCCTTTGCTCCCGGCGAATTGCCGCAACACTTGGCCAGCACGATACTCAGCAACGCGCAGCAGAATATCCTCGGCGCTAACAGCAATGAGGCACTGTACCGCATCAAGGTCCAACCGGATCGTCAGACTATCGATGCCTATGGACAAGAGCAAGTACTCAAGCCCGGCATGACACTGGAGGCGGATGTCATTCAGGACAAACGAAAAATATGGGAGTGGGTTGCTGAACCTCTATTAGCCGCAGTGCAGCGACGTTAA